One window of the Nicotiana tabacum cultivar K326 chromosome 4, ASM71507v2, whole genome shotgun sequence genome contains the following:
- the LOC142179941 gene encoding uncharacterized protein LOC142179941: MESKFPKEQKNKVKNVQEKELITNPHSLPLPFPQKMNREKLDKQFSKFLDILKQLYISISFTDALTQMPSYAKFLKEILSSKRKLEEVSVVKLTEKYSAILQNKLPQKLGDPGSFTIPCTVGGAHFEKALCDSGASINLVPFSIFRKLELGEMKDTSVSLQLANQSTKRPKGIIENILIRVDKLVFPVDFIVIEMEENTEVPLILGRPFLAIGRAIIDVHQGQLILRVDEERVIFDMQKMIKFPGDESSSSCTISDDNPIIREQVEILEKESENEKVSQGVQLKIELKELPSHLKYMFLELELFPVIISSSLTIEQENKLIEVLRKRKRVLGWTIADIKGISPTICMHRILMENEYKPIVQPQRRLNPAMQEVVKKEVVKLLAAGIIYPISDSPWILIALEDQEKTTFTCPQDMAEKFLEIIMDNFTLFEGIILGYKISAKGIEVDKAKIDLIVGLPPPTTVKGIRSFLGHADNYRKAYEILKKQLTNAPIVVSPYWSEPFEIICDASDIAVGAILGQKRDKIIRPIYYASRTLNEAQKNYATTENELLAVVFAFDKFRSYLIGINVIIYTDHAALKYFLAKKDARSRLLRWILLLQEFDLKIKDRKGSEN; the protein is encoded by the exons ATGGAATCTAAGTTtccaaaagaacaaaagaataAAGTGAAAAATGTACAAGAAAAGGAATTGATAACAAATCCTCACTCTCTACCTCTCCCTTTTCCCCAAAAGATGAATAGAGAAAAGCTTGACAAACAGTTTTCAAAGTTTCTAGATATTTTGAAGCAACTTTACATTAGCATATCTTTCACAGATGCTTTGACGCAAATGCCTTCATATGCTAAATTTCTTaaagaaattttgtcaagtaaaaggaaattggaagaagtttcagTGGTTAAGCTTACAGAAAAATATagtgctatacttcaaaataagctcCCTCAGAAACTTGGTGATCCAGGAAGTTTTACAATTCCTTGTACCGTGGGAGGTGCTCATTTTGAAAAGGCGTTATGTGATTCAGGTGCTTCAATAAATCTAGTGCCCTTTTCAATTTTCAGGAAATTAGAACTTGGTGAAATGAAAGATACTAGTGTGTCTCTTCAATTAGCTAATCAAAGTACTAAGAGACCAAAAGGAATTATTGAAAATATCCTTATTAGAGTTGACAAACTTGTATTCCCGGTAGATTTTATAGTgattgaaatggaagaaaatactgAGGTACCATTAATTTTAGGTAGACCATTTCTCGCAATAGGAAGAGCAATTATTGATGTTCATCAAGGACAATTAATATTGCGAGTTGATGAGGAAAGAGTCATTTTTGACATgcagaaaatgataaaatttccTGGGGATGAGTCATCATCATCTT GTACTATAAGTGATGATAACCCCATAATTAGAGAACAAGTTGAAATACTAGAAAAAGAGTCAGAGAATGAGAAAGTCTCACAAGGAGTTCAATTAAAAATTGAACTCAAAGAACTTCCTTCTCATTTAAAATATATGTTTCTTGAACTTGAATTATTTCCAGTAATCATTTCATCTTCTTTGACTATAGAACAGGAAAACAAACTGATTGAAGTCCTGAGAAAACGCAAAAGAGTCTTAGGGTGGACTATAGCTGACATCAAAGGAATCAGTCCAACTATTTGTATGCACAGGATTCTTATGGAGAATGAGTATAAGCCTATAGTCCAACCCCAAAGAAGACTGAACCCAGCAATGCAGGAAGTCGTCAAGAAAGAAGTGGTGAAACTTCTAGCAGCAGGTATCATTTATCCAATATCTGACAGTCCTTGG ATACTAATTGCTctagaagatcaagagaaaactacattcaCATGCCCCCAAG ACATGGCTGAAAAGTTTCTTGAAATCATTATGGATAATTTTACACTTTTTG AGGGAATTATTTTAGGATATAAAATTTCTGCTAAAGGAATAGAAGTTGATAAAGCTAAAATTGATCTAATAGTAGGATTACCCCCTCCTACCACTGTTAAAGGCATTAGAAGTTTCTTAGGGCATGCAG ATAATTACAGGAAAGCATATGAGATTCTCAAGAAACAATTGACTAATGCTCCAATTGTTGTTTCTCCTTATTGGAGCGAACCATTTGAAATAatatgtgatgcaagtgatatagcaGTTGGAGCGATATTGGGACAAAAGAGAGACAAGATTATTAGGCCTATTTACTATGCCAGTAGAACCCTCAATGAAGCTCAAAAGAATTATGCAACAACTGAGAATGAGCTACTTGCAGTAGTATTTGCATTTGACAAATTTCGTTCCTATTTGATAGGAATAAATGTTATAATTTATACTGATCATGCAGCTTTAAAGTACTTCTTAGCAAAGAAAGATGCTAGATCAAGATTACTAAGATGGATACTCCTTTTGCAAGAATTCGATCTTAAAATAAAAGATCGAAAAGGTTCTGAGAATTAG